GGAAGCCCCTCCAGATCCGGTTCCTCCTGCGCGATGCGGAACATCAGCGCGTGCACGCCACTGTTGGCGGTCCCGAAGGGCAGGGCGCCGGAGGCGGCGTAAGCCAGCACGGACCCGAGACAGAAGACGTCGCAGGCGGGGGTGATCCGGTCCCCCCGCACCTGTTCGGGGGCCATGAACCCGGGCGACCCGACGAGCGCACCGGTACGGGTCAGCCCCCCGTCGGTGACCGTCTCCAGGGCACGCGCGATGCCGAAGTCGATGACGCGGGGCCCGTCGATGGTGACGAGGACGTTGGACGGCTTGAGGTCGCGGTGGACCATCCCGGCGGCGTGGATGTCCTTGAGGGCGTGGGCGAGCCCGGCGCCGAGGATGTTGACGGACCGCTCGGGGAGGGGCCCGTGATCGCGCGAGACGACGCTCTGGAGGGAGGGCCCGGCGACGTACCCGGTGGCGAGCCACGGGATGGCGGCGTCGGTGTCGGCGTCCAGAACGGGCGCGGTCCAGGCGCCGCCGACCTGCCGGGCGGCCTGCACCTCCTGCCGGAACCGGTTCCGGAACTCCTCCTGTTCGGCGAGTTCCTGCCGGACGAGCTTCACGGCGACCGTACGACCCCGTTCGGACCGGGCGAGGTACACGTGCCCCATGCCCCCGGCCCCGAGCCGCGCCAGCAGACGGTACGCGCCGATCCGCTGCGGATCCCCAGGCACGAGCTTCTCCATCGCCGCACCGACCTCCCCCATTGGTGTGCAACAGGGTGAGGAGTCTACTGACCGTTGACAGGGTGGGCAGGCAATAGCCCCCTGATGGACGTGCGGCATCGCACAAGGCCGGTCACCACATGAACTGACCGCCATCGATGATCAGTCTCTGGCCGGTCAGATATCCGCTCCCCGGACCGATCAAGAACGCCAAGGCATCCGCGATGTCCGCGCAGGTGCCGATCCGCCGCTGCGGAATCCCGGCGAGCACGCGCTCGCGGGCGTCCTCGTCGTCGAGGCCGAGCCGCTCGGTGACCTCTTCCGTCCCGATCACCCCGGGGATCAGGCAGTTGACGCGGATCTTGGGGGCGAGTTCGAGCGCCAGGCACTTGGTCAGCTGGAGCAACCCGGCTTTGCTGGCACAGTAGTTGGCGCCGTTGAGCCGCGGCCGGATCCCTGTGGTCGCCCCGATGTTGACGATGGCCGCCCCGGCGTCCGCCGCCATCATCGCTGGAGCGACAGCCCGTGTCAGGTGGAAGACACCGGACAGGTTGCTGTCGATCACGCGGTGCCAGTCCTCGTGGGTCATCTCCAGGAAGGGCCGGTCCACGTTGACCCCCGCATTGTTCACCAGCACGGCCGGCGCGCCGTGGGCGGAGAGTATCTCGGCGGCCGCACCCGCGACGGCGGGCCCGTCGGCCAGGTCGACACACACGGGCCGAAGTGCCGGGCCCAGCTCCTTGACGGCGTCGTCCGCCGCCGCGGCGTCCCGGCGGTACAAGGCGGTGACGCCGTATCCCATGTGCACGAGGCGGCGGCTCAGCGCAAGGCCGATGCCGCGAGTCCCGCCCGAGACGATCGCGGTCCGCTGCTGCGTCATCCGGGTCCACCGGTGGCCCGGATGAGGTCCCGGATCGCCTCGATGCCTCTGATGACGCGTTCCTCCGGCTCGCTTCCCACGGAGACCCGGATGAACCGGTCGCACGACTCGCCGTACCCCATGCCGGGCACGACACTGACGGCGCTCTTCCGGAGCAGTTCGTCGGCGAACTCGCCGGAAGTGAGCCGCGACCCGGCTATGGAGGCGAAGAGGTAGAACGTGGCGGATCCGGGAAGGGTCGCTATCCCGTGCCCGGCCAACCGCCGGTCCGTACGGTTGCGCAACTCCACGAAGTGCTGGATCTGGGGCCGGGTGATGTTCAACAGCTGGTCGAACCTCCCGGCCAGGTAGCTGG
The sequence above is a segment of the Streptomyces sp. Je 1-369 genome. Coding sequences within it:
- a CDS encoding SDR family NAD(P)-dependent oxidoreductase, translated to MTQQRTAIVSGGTRGIGLALSRRLVHMGYGVTALYRRDAAAADDAVKELGPALRPVCVDLADGPAVAGAAAEILSAHGAPAVLVNNAGVNVDRPFLEMTHEDWHRVIDSNLSGVFHLTRAVAPAMMAADAGAAIVNIGATTGIRPRLNGANYCASKAGLLQLTKCLALELAPKIRVNCLIPGVIGTEEVTERLGLDDEDARERVLAGIPQRRIGTCADIADALAFLIGPGSGYLTGQRLIIDGGQFMW